In Ursus arctos isolate Adak ecotype North America unplaced genomic scaffold, UrsArc2.0 scaffold_2, whole genome shotgun sequence, the genomic stretch CCACTCCCTACCATGTCCACCAGGCCACTGCAGTCTACCCTACAGACCCACTCGTGGGTGCTGGCCTCAGTCTCCATTTTAGGGGGAGCAGTTCTGTCAAGCTTTGTTTTGGTCACTGACCCTTTTGCAAATCTGATGAAAGTATAAACCTGTCTTCCCCAAAGTGCTAAAACCCATTCCCAGAAGCAGTGCCCCCACTTGAAGTTAAAATCCTTTATAGTCTAAGCCCCACTGAACGGGTTGAAGAGGCCCCCAGTGCTCACCACTCCCAGCGGCCTGGAGCGGTGGGTACAGTGAGTGACCGTGcgtgcaggggggtgggggtggggcggctcccaggcccccccaccccccgttagCTCCCAGGCTGTCAAGGGGTGTCTCCTCAGGGCAGACAGGCCTGGGGCCCTCCTCAGGAGGAGGTGTGGAAATGAGAGGCTCTTCCAGatgggggcccagctctgcctTAGAGGGTCCGCCAGCCACCCATTAAAGtatgaaaggaagaaattttcATCAACGTCCCACAtccccctttccttttcccttagTTCCTAGTACCCAGGAAGGGGCTTGAGGGAGTTCATGACCCCCCAAATGAGGGCCCCATGTTTGTGGGTCCCATAAGATTTCTCACAGGGGTCTTTGACTTAAGGAGGTTAAGGACCTTGACCTTCCATGATCTGTCCCTAGTTGGTGGCAGAATTTGAATTACAGTCTGTGAGTCCCAGGTTGCCTCCCACAAGGGGGAGTCACAGGCTCCAAGGAAGTCTTCAGGAGCAGGAGGGTGTTTCCTGAGGACTGTGAGGCAGGGTTCACCCGGGCTTCATGCCCTTGGCCTCCTCCATGGGGTCTCCTCCAGAGTGATCACTTACTCCTCAGGAAAAGCCTTGGGTCCTGTGGCTTCACCCCCATCCAGGGCTTCTGTCTGCTACTCTTCCCCCTTCACTCGCagacccctgcctgcccctcccctacttccACAACAGCCTCTTTATCCCTTGGCCGCTAGAGACCTTCGGCAGCTCAGCTTGGCCCTCAGTTTCagtatgggggtgggaagggcacACCTGAGCTGAGGAAGAAGTGTGGGGGGGGATTTTCTAGGCCGTTGCCTGGGTGATGCCACCTGAGCTGGGCGCCAGGCACCTGTCGCCCAGGGAACGGTGCGGGCGGAGCCCCTCCCTTGAGAGCAGCCAGGGCCACCGGGCTGAGACTGGAGACAGATCGGGTTCCTGGGGCGGGCAGGGGGACATGAGCAGGGTTGGGGGTGTGCGATAGTGGGTAATCTGGGTGTGTTTGCCCATGAAATGAAAAGGCTACAGGGAGGAgttgctgggggaggaggcggTGGCTCAGGGGGGCAGCGGAACCTATACTTCTCTTTGCCGAGCCTACCAGAGCTCCATCCTCCCCCCCTTCCTTGCTCCCCAGCTGGtcctctgtctcccttcctttGTCCCTTCATTCCCACAGGCACggagtttctttcctttcccgTTCTGGTCGCGGTACCCCCTCCCAGGTTCCCCATCCCACTCCCCGCCCCGCCTTCTCCCTGTAGCTCTGGCTTCCCCAGTCTCGGCTtcgctgcccctcccctgcctccgcCTCAAAACCCCGCCTGCATCTGGGAGCGGGCTGAGTCCCCAGGTGGCACCCACAGACAGTGCACTGCCTGCGCCTGCTGGCGGGGAAGGCTCTTCTCAGCCTGAAGGTGGGTCAGGAGGGGCTTTGCAAGCCAGGTCAGAGGGGCAGCGGCCAGGACGTGACTGCAGCGTGGCGGGAGCGGCAGCCACTGGGCATCTGATAGGCAACGGAACCCTCGAGAGGACGCCTTTGagcagggctgtgagattgattTGTGTGTGTCGGGGTCAGAGACATACCTGTGAGGGGCTCAAAGAGAGGTGCTTTGCAAGAGGCCCACAGATGTGAGGACGGTCCTGGCCGAGGACACTGACTTCCCCTCGTGCTGGGCACCGAGACCCCCACCCAGCAACATCGGACCCACCCCTGTAGTCAACCAGGCCGTCTAGGGTTAAGAAGACCTGAGAGGACAGATGGCTTCCACTGGCCTTGAGCTCCTGGGCATGACCCTGGCTGTGCTGGGCTGGCTAGGCACCCTGGTGTCCTGTGCCCTGCCCCTGTGGAAGGTGACCGCCTTCATCGGCAACAGCATCGTGGTGGCCCAGGTGGTGTGGGAGGGGCTGTGGATGTCCTGCGTGGTGCAGAGCACGGGCCAGATGCAGTGCAAGGTGTATGACTCCCTGCTGGCACTGCCCCAGGACCTGCAGGCTGCCCGCGCCCTCTGCGTTGTCGCCCTCCTGCTGGCCCTGCTCGGGCTGCTGGTGGCCATCACAGGGGCCCAGTGCACCACCTGCGTGGAGGACGAAGGTGCCAAGGCCCGCATCGTGCTCACCGCGGGggtgctcctcctcctctccggCATCCTGGTGCTCATCCCCGTCTGCTGGACAGCGCACGCCATCATCCAGGACTTCTACAACCCGCTGGTGGCCGAGGCCCTCAAGCGGGAGCTAGGGGCCTCCCTCTACCTGGGCTGGGCCGCTGCCGCTCTGCTCATGCTGGGAGGGGGCCTCCTCTGCTGCACGTGTCCTCCACCCCAGATCGAGCGGCCCCGAGGACCGAGGCTGGGTTACTCCATCCCCTCCCGCTCAGGTGCATCTGGGCTGGACAAGAGGGACTATGTATGAGGTGGAAATTGTCCCTGGAAGCCTGCAGCTTGGAGCCGGATGCCCTGCTCTGATTGTTGTCCCCTACTGCCAACCCCTCCCCCAGGGCGAAACCCATTTCCCAGAAGCTCCAATCAGGCCTGGCTACAGAGCTGGATATCAGCAGCCGTGGCTGAGTCCAAACCCTCTTAAATGGGGTCCCCACAAGTCCTTTCCCTACCTCCACCCAGGAAAAGCCGGAGCTGATGGGGTGTGCtggcctgcccctgcctcccctggaGTCCATCCTCTTCTGCAGTCCATCCTCTTCCTCTGGGGCCACCCCTTCCCCAGGAACCTGGGCTTCACCCAAACAGCAGCATGTCCTTGGCTCCAAAATAAGGAGGGGACCCTTGCCTGGGGTGGGTCCTCTCCAGCCTGGCCACCACCAGCATCCAGGGGTCCAGCCAATCACCCCGCCCTCTGTGCACACCTGCTAGCTAGGAATAAACAGAGTTTGTACCTTGGCTCTTCTGATCTGTGCTTGGGCAGGGAAGACCAGGTGGCCTTCTCTGGGGCTGTCCGTCCAAGGCCTGCTCCAGGACACTCACTTGCCATGTGAGGTACAAGGATAAGGAAGGTGAGCCCCTTGtgctcccctcttccccctgccaGGCTAGCACCCACCAGTCCCCCAGCAACACCCAAAGCAAGCAACAAAGTAAGACACGCTTTATTTAGCAAAAACTGGTGAGTGTGTGGGGAAGGCATGGCAGAAGTGTGCAGGGGCTGAAGGTGAGAGgatgcgggggagggggggtctaCAGCACAGCTGGGATGGGGCTCCAGTTAGAGGAGCCAGAGGTCAGAAGACTTGGAGGCGGGCAGTTCTTTGGTGACTTATCATCTGCTCTTCTAAAGGCCACGTGAGGCTCAAGAGCCCCCAGGGTTCCAGAGGCCTGACTAGTAGGGCGGGACTCAGGGACAGGCTGAAACAGCAGGCAGCCTTTATGTTGGCCCACAGCTCCAAGTTGGCCTCCAAGATAGGGATGTCCAGCGTGGAGAAAGATCCAGAAACCATGAAGCATCACCTCCTTGGCTTCTTCATCCAAAGGTGAGAAAGATCAACAGCACAGCCCAGGAAAGACTTGGGTTCCTTGGTTAGGTTatcaaatgaattttgaaaatacccctcccaccaaaagcaaaaaagataaaaaccccCAAGCTGTCTGGATCACCATCTTGATGTCTCCAGTTCAGGGGGTTAGGCTCCACGGTCGAGGGAGTCTCCACTCCCTTACAAGAATTAGACATAATTCTTAGTGGGGTACTCAGGGGCACCCTGAGGGGTGGCATGTGCGGCCGACGCCGAGTATCGGGCCATATAATGGCTCGAGCCCCGGGAGCCCCCAGAGGGGCAGGTGCAGCACAGCAGCCCCCCGCCCAGCAACAAAAGGCCAGAGGCTGCCCAGCCCAAGTAGAGGGAGGCTCCCAGCTCCCGCTTTTGGGCGTCTGACACCAGGGGGTTGTAGAAGTCCCGGATGATGGCGTGAGCCGTCCAGCAGATGGGGATCAGGATCAGGACCCCTGAGATGACAAAGATGATCCCAGAGACTAGCACCAGACGGGCTTTGGAGTCCTTGTCCTCCACACAGGTGGTACACTTGGCTCCCGCAAGGTAGACCAGCAGCCCGAGCAGGGCCACTAGGAGGGCGACGACGCAGAGGGCGCGGGCAGCCTGCAGGTCCTGGGGCAGTGCCAGCAGGGAGTCATACACCTTGCACTGCATCTGGCCCGTGCTCTGCACCACGCAGGACATCCACAGCCCCTCCCACACCACCTGGGCCACCACGATGCTGTTGCCGATGAAGGCGGTCACCTTCCATAGGGGCAGGGCACAGGACACCAGAGCATTCACCCAGCCAAGCAGTGTCAGGATGACGCCCAGGATTTGCAGACCAGCAGAAGCCATGGCAAAGTTGAGGTTGAGAGGAGCTGCActggagggacagaagcagactaATGTTAAGACAGGCTGGTCCAGACCCCTTTGTTCCCGATGAGCGCTAACTCTGGTGCCACAGACTGTGGCCCCCACACAGGGCACCAAGAGTATAAACCCAGGGACTCAGTACACCATGGGCAGGGCACTCTCCCTGAGCCTCACTTTCTCGTGGGCAAAACGAACACTTGATGTTTtagcatgtaatttttttccttggttATGTGATTGTCATGACTTAAGAGTGAGTAAGCAACCCAGTCCTGGCTGCTTTGAGTGCAGATGAGACATAAAGCCTATACCAATGCTAGTCCACGGCCCCAGCCACTTTGCATACATTGTATCAGACAGCAAAGTAgcaaaaacaggaagaaacaacAGAGGGCAATTTCCAGATGTCCTCCttggggcacagagagggtggGTTGGCTCTAGCCATGAGTTTCAGGCTCTAAACCTGTCAGTTTCAACATCAAGCTTAGAAATCCAAGCTTCCTCCCACCATCCAATAGCAGTGTCCAAACCCCTCACCCCAACCTGGCTCCATACCCGCAGGCAGGCAGTGACATTTGTGTCTCAGGTGATCCCTCATCCCTGGCCTTGCCTGGCCCTACTTGGCCCAGCCCAGGCGCCGTCAAACTCCAGAAGGGCAggagaaatgaagaaggaaaaagaccACCCTCTTACCCAAAAGCTCTTCTTCCCCATGGCTACCCGCTGCCCCCCTGGGTCTTGGTCTTTTGCCCTCCCTCAGGGTCACACTGAGCATACCTCCAAGGTTGgggacattttttctttctttctttctttctttctttctttcagattttatttatttgagagagagagagagagagagagagcacgatcggggaggagagggagaagcaggctccccactgagcagggagccagatgtgggacttgatcccaagactctgggatcacgacctgagccaaaggcagatgcttaacaacctgagccacccaggcatcccgagggGACATTTTCTTGTGCCTTCTTGCCCAAAATGCCGTCCTCTCAGGACTCAATTCTCCTAAGAGGACCTAAACCCTTAGAGTGTGTCCAGCGGAAGGGCTCCTCTGCAGCAGCCCGCGCCCCCCTCACTTGCCCACCTCACATCGCACTTCGTGTTGTGGCTCGCTTCCGCGGTCAGTTCTGTTCGGGGTCCTGTTGTGGCTCTCCATTACCTAAAGTTCCCGCACACGATTCGGACCTTAGCTTAGCACCGGCCGCAGCAGTGTGGCCAGAGGACAGACCATGCACTCCTCATCTGCATCCCGCCCATACCTGGAGGAGCTCATGACCTCGGGGGAGATCGGACGGGGCGCCCCAGCTCGCGCTCATCCCAACCCCGGTGTTAGCCCTCCACGCCTCTGGCCGGCTTAGCGCCGGCCCAGGGACCCAGCACCTCTCTCCTCCTAGATCCTACCCCTGCGCTCGACCCCTTCTCTTTCCGCACACCACGGGGTCGGCTTGGCCCGAGGGCGCCCCCTCCTGCTTTCGATCCCTATTTCCCTTCTGAGTCCCGCCGGAAGAAGGGTCCGTGGGCTCCCAACCTGGGAGCCGCACCGAGGGAAGGGCTTAATGGCGGCGGTATCTGCAGGGTCCGCTCCGGtaggtgagggggaggggagctctgCCCCAGAGAGCAgcgcaggtgggggaggggcgcccgGGTTTCGGTGCCTTTGTCccgggagagggggaggggcgtTTAACCCTTCCGTGGCTGCAGGAGATCATGATCAGTTCTACGGCTTTGGTGCAGACCCCAGCCCAGGGGCTATGCCCCGATAGCCGCCCCCAGATAAGTCCAGGTTCTCTACACGCACCCCCACCCACGCCGCTACGCCCCCTGCACCCCACTCCTCGAGGAGTCCGCCTCTTCCCCTCCAACACTGGCACTTCCCCCAGGCTCACCTGCGAAGAAACCCAGAGGCATTCGTAGGAGCCGCAGAGTGTGCGGACGGGGAGGAGGCGGGGGTCTTAAAGAGGCAGTGACGTCACTGGACCACCGccccggggaggggcagagacccCATTCCTGACCTCCGGCGCGCGAATCCCAACCTCGTCAGGTGGGGTCGCTCAAGCCTGGGGCCGCTGCGCCGGCATGTGGTCGGGGCGCTGGGACCTCAACTGGCTAACGCCGGCCCGCAGTGGGTCAGGGCACAGGGCATGGAGCCAGAGTTTGGCTCTTGACTCCGCTGCTTACTAGCGCTGTGACCCTGGGAACTCACCTAACCTTCCCAAGCTTCAGTTTCATACTCGGAAAAATTGGAGACAACAACCCACATTTTACTGTGTAGCTATGTCCTAAGATAGAAATtaaagacattattattattatcatcatcatcatcatcatcatcatcatgttaCGTCGTTATCATTATACCCCGGGGCCCTTAAGAAAGCTGCAGTTATCTTTGAGATGGGTTGTTCGTGTCTGATTCCCACCCCCAACTTCCCGGCCTTCAGCATCCACAGGACAGAGACAGGTCTGCGTCCACGCGGGGTCTCAGCCGCTGGCGCACGGAGTTCGTGCCTGTTGAGCTAATGACTGAACAGAGCGGGCCAGGCGGGGCGGGGCGTCTAGGAGCACGCCGCGGGGCGGGCCGAGCCGAGGGAGCCGCCCCGGAAGGCGGGGGCGGAGGCGGGGCCGCCGCTGTCCGCCCCGGCCCGCGCGCGGCGGGCTCAGACGGCCGCGGCCGCCGGACGCGCACCATGGTTCCCGCACTGCTGCGTGCGCTGCCACGGCTCCTCGTGCTGGGGCTCGGGCTGGCGCTGCTGGGCGCGACGGCCGGGGAGCGAGTGCCAGGTACTCAGGGCGCGGGGGCCCAGGGAGTCTCTCGCCGGTGATCGGGGAGCCGGCATTGGGGACCCAGAGAACGGGGCCGAACTGGGGGGAACTAGGCGGACATGGGGATTCGGGGTTAGGTGGTCTCCAGACTCCGCGCTCCCTGGCCAGGAGAGGTTCATCCCGCTCCGAACTTCATCCGCagtcccagcctcagtttcccccctgTTCAAATAGGGGGAGGCGACTTCTGTTCTAGTAAGTCCAGACTCGGAAGTGGAGGGAGAAAGTTTGAGGGCGGGATGTCTCGTTCGGTGAGAAGGCACGCCCCCATCCTGTTCAGTACCTGGTCTGTCTGGCCCCAGTGACCTTAGagtctcgggggggggggtgatcgAGAGCACGGGGGTCTGTACCCCCTATACCATGTGGGGTGCCCCCTTCCATCCGGTGACTTCAGTGCCCAGCTATGCGGGGGGAGGGACCGGGGTCGGGCCCGGTGCCCAGGAGTGAGTCACCCGccggctgcgggggggggggggttgtggggaCCTGACACCCCCCCCACAGCGTCCCGCACTAGGCCCCCCCTTTCCCCCACGCCGCCGAGTCCCGGTCGGGCCGTGCGGTCACCTGTGAGGAATGCGGGGGGAGGGCGCGAGTGACTCACGTTATTCGAGCCGGCCGACCCTGACCTCAGCCCCCAGAATAGCCGTGCCCCGCCCCAGCCTCTGACccgcggccccctccccaggcaccaCCCCCTGCTCTCGCGGCAGCTCCTGGAGCGCGGACCTCGACAAGTGCATGGACTGCGCGTCGTGCCCGGCACGACCGAACAGCGACTTCTGCCTGGGCTGTGAGTCTGGGGAGAGACCAGGGGCGAGCGGACCCCAGAGTAGGAGAGAGTTGCCAGGGCGGAGAGGGGAGCAGTGGGCTTAAGATCTGGGGAATTAATCAGTACggggggatgggaggtggggtggggaagggataGGATCAGGGCAGGGGCCAAGATGCGGGGAAGGCTTGGGGCTCAGATCTAGGGGGCGGAGCTAGTACCGAGAAGGGCGAGGTCTAACTTGGAGTCCCGCCCCCAGGCGCTGCAGCCCCTCCAGCCTCCTTCCCACTGCTGTGGCCCATCTTGGGGGGTGCTCTGAGCCTAGCCCTCGTGCTGGGACTGCTTTCTGGCTTCTTGGTCTGGAGACGGTGCCGCAGGAGAGAGAAGTTTACTAGTAAGTGAGCCAGGCCTGCCCGGCCACCCCCCATCATTCCTCAACATCTCCCTTGCTCCTGACCACCCCTCTTCTTATCTTGCAGCCCCCATCGAGGAGACCGGCGGGGAGGGCTGTCCTGGTGTGGCACTGATCCAGTGACAGTGAGAGACCTTGCCCGCAGGAGGCCCCACCCAGtcatcatccattcatccattcattcattcattcattctggagCCAACCCCCTCaccagagacacagccagagccAGACTCTTCCAACCACAAGggtgtggagggatgggggaCTGGTGAATCAGCTCTCCGAGGCCTGGGCCCAGGCTTCAGAGGAGCCTTCCTAGGTGTCTGACTGCCCTGTCTCTGGCTCCAGGACAGGAAAGGAGACCCACGTTGGCTCACACCAGACAGCTGACACTAAGGAACCGCAGCATTTGCACAAACGgtccctccctccgcccccatGGCCTAAGGGCCAGGCTGACGTGAGGGCCAGACAACACCAGGCCCCACCCACTCAGATGTACTGAAATTCCACCATGGGGTCTCTGTCTGGGGGGTTAGGGATCTGTTGCTAACACTAGGGGGCTGGCCCTCTAGGGGGGCTGGCCCTAAGACActgtcccccccaacccccaaagggggggaaatatttattttggggagagagtttggaagggagggagaatttattaataaaagaatCTTTAACTTTAAATGGTTCGGAGAGTGGCATGATCCCCAGCCCGACTTCCCAGAGCTGGAGGGAGGAGTGAGTCAGccgcgggggcgggggtgaggcTCTGACTCACACATTCTCAATGCCTGAGCCCAGCCTGCCAGGACCTGGCCCGGCCCTGACCGTTTTTTCCAGGGAAGATTTTGAGAAACCCTAAGCATCCAGCGCCCCAgccttcccaccttccttcccaaaggccccaggGTTCCAGACTGAAGCCTTCATTTGCTCAGCAATCTTTATTCAGTTTTGGGGGGAATGCCTCCCTTCCCATGCTcctgtccctcctgcccctcccaccccagggctctgTGGGATTCAGTGTCCTCCTCTGTTGAGGGTAGGTTCTGGGGCCCAGAGGCCTGGTCTGGAGAATATTCAGGACAGCTGGTCCCTTAGTGGGGATGCTGGTCTTCTCTGttgtggagaagaaggaaggtgGGCAGAAATACTGCCCATCAGAACTCAGAAATCCATTATCTCCCCAGCTTGCATTGCAGggtagtggggggtgggggagtcccCTAGCCTCAGCAGCCGGAGGGCCTCAGGGATCAGGTTCCCAGGGTAGCGCCAGAGAAGCAGCTCAGAGCAAGGGCTCCTGGAAAAGGAAATAACAGCATGGGGCTGAGGCTGGCCTGGAAGAGCCACCTCCCACCAAGTCCAGGTCCCCAAGAGCTCTTGGGCTGCCAGCACCTTCCAAGGAGCCAAGATGGGAAACAACAGAGGTTGGCTAGAAGCTAAAAATAGCAGGATGAGGCAGGGCCTAGAAACTGGCTCCAAAGATCGGGTGTGATCCTCCAGAAGGCCCGGACGGTGGGTGGTGCCTACCTGAGtgggggcagagatggggggAAAGCCATGGGGGGGCTGCAGTAAGGGTGGTCATTGTGCAGGCTGAGTCGAGAGAAGTGGGTGGCCATGTTCTCTTCAGAAAGGAACTGTTTTCGCAAGGGCTCCCTGGGGAGAAACAGGAAGACAGGCAGGCTGGGATATTCACATGGGTAGCAGTCTGACAGGGACCTAAGGTGACAGAGGCCTTGTTGGgagtccctccctgcccccaaactCACTGCTCCTCCTCCAGGCGCCGCTTGGTGCTCATGGGCACAGCTCCTCGGAGAGGGGagctgggaagaaaagaaagccaggtgCACCCCACCCTCTTGGCCCCATCCCCAGGATCTGCTCTCCGGTGCCTGCAGTGTAAGCCAGGAAGCCCCCAGACTACCCGTCTCACCTAAGTCACCCCATCTCCCAGGCCACCAGCAAGCAGCCTGCCTCAGAACTCTCAGCTCAGTCTCAGCTTATGCCCAAGCCCTGCCAACTCACTCCACCGTTATGTCATCTTGCAGACCAACCCTGAGCCCCCAGCCAAAGCTCCTGGGCCGCTGGGCCAGGCCCACCCAGTGCCCTTAGACACACCTCACGTCCTGGGCTCGGGGCGTGCCCGAGGCGGCCCGTGGGTCGCGCTGGGCCCGACCTGGGGAGCCTCGttccaggggctgctgcaggATCATTTGGGTTCGGGGTCCTGCGGGCAGAGGGTGGGATCCGGGCTACAGGGCGGAGCCTCAGAGGGCGTGGTCCAGCGCGAGGGGCGTGGCTTTAGGCGCGCGCAGCGCCGAGGTTCTGCGCAGGCGCGGAAGACCAAAGACGCGCGGCTAGAAGGCGGGTGGGCTcagtgaggtgggggaggggatctgGCGTAGCTGGGGTGCTGTGGGCGCTGCTTCGTGTTGGCGATCTTCGCGGCAGTCACCTGGGATCCTGAGGCTCTGGGTAATAGTCGGCAGCTGCCTTCGCGCCGGGCCGGCCGGCGGTGTTGGAGCCGTGCGGCGCCCCGAAAGGGAACCACTCGCGGGCACGTCCGGACTCGTGAAGTTGCGTCGCGCTGAG encodes the following:
- the HCFC1R1 gene encoding host cell factor C1 regulator 1 isoform X1, producing MILQQPLERGSPGRAQRDPRAASGTPRAQDVSSPLRGAVPMSTKRRLEEEQEPLRKQFLSEENMATHFSRLSLHNDHPYCSPPMAFPPSLPPLRSPCSELLLWRYPGNLIPEALRLLRLGDSPTPHYPAMQAGEIMDF
- the TNFRSF12A gene encoding tumor necrosis factor receptor superfamily member 12A yields the protein MVPALLRALPRLLVLGLGLALLGATAGERVPGTTPCSRGSSWSADLDKCMDCASCPARPNSDFCLGCAAAPPASFPLLWPILGGALSLALVLGLLSGFLVWRRCRRREKFTTPIEETGGEGCPGVALIQ
- the HCFC1R1 gene encoding host cell factor C1 regulator 1 isoform X2; translation: MILQQPLERGSPGRAQRDPRAASGTPRAQDVREPLRKQFLSEENMATHFSRLSLHNDHPYCSPPMAFPPSLPPLRSPCSELLLWRYPGNLIPEALRLLRLGDSPTPHYPAMQAGEIMDF
- the CLDN6 gene encoding claudin-6 — translated: MASAGLQILGVILTLLGWVNALVSCALPLWKVTAFIGNSIVVAQVVWEGLWMSCVVQSTGQMQCKVYDSLLALPQDLQAARALCVVALLVALLGLLVYLAGAKCTTCVEDKDSKARLVLVSGIIFVISGVLILIPICWTAHAIIRDFYNPLVSDAQKRELGASLYLGWAASGLLLLGGGLLCCTCPSGGSRGSSHYMARYSASAAHATPQGAPEYPTKNYV
- the CLDN9 gene encoding claudin-9; this encodes MASTGLELLGMTLAVLGWLGTLVSCALPLWKVTAFIGNSIVVAQVVWEGLWMSCVVQSTGQMQCKVYDSLLALPQDLQAARALCVVALLLALLGLLVAITGAQCTTCVEDEGAKARIVLTAGVLLLLSGILVLIPVCWTAHAIIQDFYNPLVAEALKRELGASLYLGWAAAALLMLGGGLLCCTCPPPQIERPRGPRLGYSIPSRSGASGLDKRDYV